The genomic DNA TGTGCCAGCCATGATTGGAACCAAGCTGGTTATGGATGGAACCTGGAAAAAACCAGGCGTCTATAACTTGGAAGAATTGGATCCTGATCCATTTATGGACTTGCTCAACCAGTACGGCCTACCTTGGCAGGTAGTAGAAAATCCGGTTTTGGTGGACTAGATGAGAATGGATCAAGTCCCAACGCCAGCCTATGTCATTGACGAAAGCAAGCTGGTAAAGAATTTAGAAATTCTCAAGTCAGTCCAAGACCGTACAGGCTGCAAGGTCCTCTTGGCTCAAAAAGCCTTTTCCATGTACGCCACCTATCCGCTGATTAGCCAATATCTGACTGGAACCACCGCATCTGGCCTTTATGAAGCCAAGCTGGGTCGTGAGGAGTTTGGGGGTGAAGTCCATGTCTTTGCCCCAGCCTTTAAGGACGCAGATTTGGAAGAAATCTTGGAAATTGCAGACCACATCGTCTTTAATTCCGAGCGCCAGTTGCGCAAGCACGTAGACAAGTGCCGAGCAGCAGGAGTTAGTATCGGTCTGCGGATCAATCCAGAATGTTCCACTCAGGGTGATCATGCCCTTTATGACCCCTGTGCAGTGGGTTCTCGATTCGGTGTTCGGATTGACCAGTTTTCAGAAGACCTGCTGGACTTGGTGGATGGCCTGCATTTTCATACACTTTGCGAGCAAAATTCAGATGATTTGAAAACTACCTTGGAGGCTGTTGAGGCCAAGTTTGGCCCTTATCTCCACCGCATCAAGTGGCTCAATATGGGCGGCGGCCACCATGTGACCAGAGATGATTATGATCTGGACTTGCTGATTTCTTCAATCCAGCAGATACAGGAAAAATATGGGCTGGAAGTCTATATCGAGCCCGGTGAGGCCATCGCCCTCAACGCGGGCTATCTGGTGACAGAGGTCTTGGATATTGTGGAGAATGGCATTGAAACCCTGGTGCTGGATGCTTCGGCTACCTGTCACATGCCAGATGTACTAGAAATGCCCTATCGCCCACCGCTTCGTCATGGTTTTGAGGCTGGGGAGAAGGCTTATACTTACAGGCTGTCTTCCAATACCTGCCTGACTGGCGACATCATCGGCGATTATTCCTTTGAAAAACCTGTGGAGATTGGTGACAAGCTCTACTTTGAAGACATGGCCATCTACTCTTTTGTCAAAAATAATACCTTCAACGGGATCGGTCTGCCAAGTCTGGTCTTGATGGACAAGGCTGGCGACTGCCGGATTGTCAAGAGTTTTGGCTATGAAAATTTCAAGGGGAGGCTGTCATGATCGAAAGTCCAAAAGCAGCGGGCTACCGCATGCCAGCTGAGTATGAGCCCCATCATGGCACCCTCATGGTGTGGCCGACCCGGCCTGGTTCCTGGCCCTTTGATGGTCAGGGGGCAAAAAAAGCCTTCAGCCAGGCCATCAAAACCATTGCTGAAAGTGAGCAGGTCTATCTCTTGGTCGATGAGGTCCACCGTGAAGAAGCCCAGTCCATGTTGGGTCAAGGCGTTACCTACCTAGACATTCCCACAAACGACGCTTGGGCGCGGGATACAGGTCCGACGGTTTTGGTTCATGAAAATGGCAGAGCTCTGTCTGTCGATTGGGCCTTTAATGCCTGGGGTGGAAGTTATGATGGTCTCTATCAGGACTATGAGGCAGATGATCAGGTGGCTAGCCGCTTTAGCCAGGCCATCGGTCTGCCAGTCTATGATGTCCATCCCTTTGTCCTAGAAGGCGGAGCCATTCATAGTGACGGTGAGGGAACCATTTTGGTGACCGAATCCTGCCTGCTCAGTCCGGGCCGCAATCCCCATTTGACCAAGGAGCAGATCGAGAAAGTCCTCCTAGATAGCCTAGGTGCTGAAAAGGTCCTCTGGCTCCCTTATGGTATCTACAATGATGAAACCAACGAGCATGTGGACAATGTCGCGGCCTTTGTCGGCCCAGCTGAACTGGTCTTGGCCTGGACGGATGATGAAGCCGACCCCCAATATGCCATGTCCAAGGCTGATTGGGACTACTTGGAAGAGCAAGTGGATGCCAAGGGCAG from Streptococcus oriscaviae includes the following:
- the nspC gene encoding carboxynorspermidine decarboxylase — translated: MRMDQVPTPAYVIDESKLVKNLEILKSVQDRTGCKVLLAQKAFSMYATYPLISQYLTGTTASGLYEAKLGREEFGGEVHVFAPAFKDADLEEILEIADHIVFNSERQLRKHVDKCRAAGVSIGLRINPECSTQGDHALYDPCAVGSRFGVRIDQFSEDLLDLVDGLHFHTLCEQNSDDLKTTLEAVEAKFGPYLHRIKWLNMGGGHHVTRDDYDLDLLISSIQQIQEKYGLEVYIEPGEAIALNAGYLVTEVLDIVENGIETLVLDASATCHMPDVLEMPYRPPLRHGFEAGEKAYTYRLSSNTCLTGDIIGDYSFEKPVEIGDKLYFEDMAIYSFVKNNTFNGIGLPSLVLMDKAGDCRIVKSFGYENFKGRLS
- the aguA gene encoding agmatine deiminase, which encodes MIESPKAAGYRMPAEYEPHHGTLMVWPTRPGSWPFDGQGAKKAFSQAIKTIAESEQVYLLVDEVHREEAQSMLGQGVTYLDIPTNDAWARDTGPTVLVHENGRALSVDWAFNAWGGSYDGLYQDYEADDQVASRFSQAIGLPVYDVHPFVLEGGAIHSDGEGTILVTESCLLSPGRNPHLTKEQIEKVLLDSLGAEKVLWLPYGIYNDETNEHVDNVAAFVGPAELVLAWTDDEADPQYAMSKADWDYLEEQVDAKGRKLTVHKLPIPKHPILVTEADLPGYLYEAGEEERTAGERLAASYVNFYISNGAVLVPQFGDEHDAVALELLAQLFPSRKVVGIPARDILLGGGNIHCITQQIPLYGAK